From the Solanum stenotomum isolate F172 unplaced genomic scaffold, ASM1918654v1 scaffold35469, whole genome shotgun sequence genome, the window ATATGCTTTATAAATTGTGTTCTATCATGTACTTTTATAATTATGAAGGAAAAACTACGACATACatcactatcatatatactaatCTTACCTCTAGTTTCAAATAATTACATACAttatcacttttaatattttataccatgTATTTTAAAAGATACAGTCAGATAGATAAATCCCTTTAAAATGGGATTAattatctttacatttaaacacCTAAATTAATGGTCAATtaacaatttgaattttttctctctctccagCAATATACCTCTGCCAATCACCTTACCCAACCATAGCTCTCGTCACCCCCCACGTCCTCCATCAGTTAGCTCCACCATCTCTCTCATCCTTCAACTATCAAAACTGAATCTTGGTAATCAACATTATATCTAGAGGTTTTTAACTATTGTAACATTATTATCTTGTATCTGATATNACACCTAAATTAATGGTCAATtaacaatttgaattttttctctctctccagCAATCTACCTCTGCCAATCACCTTACCCAACCGTAACTCTCGTCACCCCCCACGTCCTCCATCACTTAGCTCCACCATCTCTCTCATCCTTCAACTATCAAAACTGAATCTTGGTAATCAACATTATATCTAGAGGTTTTTAACTATTGTAACATTATTATCTTGTATCTGATATATGGTTCTTCCTTTTCATGAATATAAGTTGTTAAGCCTCAATTAATTCGGTATTTTATACATGTACTTGAATATTCAAACCGacggatacatgtatctgatgAGTaattatacatgtatctaaatgACAAAATATGGCATAGAAACTAATATGGTGATATTGGTCATTGTTGAAAAACTCACAATCGCAAGgaacaaaaaaagaacaaattaatGCCAAGAATATGAAGTTTACAATTAGAGAATTATTTTGGTTTtatgatttcattattttaggATGATTTGTTAAAGCTGATACACTAAGAAATATGTAGATATGTTAGAGTTGTTAATTAAGCAtcaattactcctctaattaaggaaattagTTACATacatttaattcaaaattaataaaacgtGTATATCCAATATTCAAACCGGTGGATACATGTATTTGGCGAGTAATGTTACATGTAtccaaaagataaaatataatataggaAGTAATATTCAAAACTATCAGGATTCATATATAGTAATTATGACCTAAACTAGTGGAATTTATGTGCTTTGCTCAATTATGAATCACACTAAACATTCGTTTAAGAAACGTGAAATGCTTATGAGATTTTTTAAATCGTTTATAAATCTTGTGTTTGTCGATACATTTTATAAAATCTATTCGCTAAAAATGTGGGTTCAAGTTtggatgaaaaaaaaagttcaataCTTCATTTATAAAACATATTCTACCCCAATGcattttataaatcatattgaTGATTGCAATTTCTAGTTAAGTTCTTTGATAAATCGTATTcgaaagaagaaaatgattcGATAAAGTTATAACTAGGCCCACTTAACTTCAACAAATGGAATCAACAAGCTAAGAATTATATTGTATTGGATATATCGCTTTTTTTAGCTGAGTATCTATTGAAAACAACCTTATTACCTAACAAAGATCGGAATAATTCTAAACCTGCACAAACCTCACTTGTGGAATCATGCTGATCTCTGCCCTGAATACCGGGGAAAATGCTCCTCTAGACTTCTTTATGATCTTTACCCTGAATACcgggaaaaagaaaatatgccACTATCCTCAGATTACACCGAAAAGAAATTCTATAATCATCCTATTCATTTcttattttcaacttcattACCCCCTCTATTTTTAGTGGCACTATTACTATTTGGAGAGCAAACAGTTAACTCTTTAACAGCCAAAGTTCCGGAcatcttaaaaataattttcactataaaaactctatatatactcccacaagtggggtctggagagggtcgtgtgtacacagaccttaccctaccttgtgaaggtagagagactgtttccgatagaccctcggctcaagtaaagcatataagcaggtttgaaaagaaaatatagtagTGAAGGGAAATGTTAGCAAAATCAGGGATAATCACTCACACATTTCCATCTTCGCAATAATCGGCTACCACGCATATACAACTTCcctgaaagaaaaagaaagtcaaGATTTTCTCTGGTGCAGCTTATGTATTAGATAATTGCTCCTATAAAGGCTACTTGTTGCACTTTCAGATCCTATAAGCAAAATCTGAATGATAGGATACCTTGTCCACCCAAGCATCTTTGTACTCAAACATATATGGATGGTTTAGTTTTGCTATCAAATTCATCTGCAACAAAAAACAACTGTCTACCATCAGATAGAAGAATATTTTTCAAGCATATCTTGCCACCAAGTTAAACTTTTCATAGAACCAATCATAAGATGAGTTAAGATTTTGTATCTAAATGTGTTTGGGTTCAAAAGCAAGACTGAAGTAACTATTTGATGACATAACTTCTTCCACTCGACATACAAGCGTGGCCATAGTCTACATTATCCGCTTCTAGAAACTAGAGTTATTCATTAAGGGAAAATCTTGGGTGCAAAGTACTAACTGGTCCTTCTTTTCTGTTTTGTTAAGGCAAAGAAAACTACTTCACTTGTGACTCCCAAAAGAAAGTTCTAAGTTTTTACTTTAGTTCAATCCTACTTGTCAGCtcatgtcattttttttggaagcTCGTTCCAAAAGCTTTTTCCTTCCAAATCAAACCTTGAGTTAATACACTTAGGAACTATATTTTGTCCTGTCAAAATGATCTTCTCTAAAACCTAAGCTCATCGGGGGCAAACTGGCCTTCACACAGAGAAAATGCCGATAAACGGTGTTTAATGTCTACTCTACTGATTATAGGTTTCCACCAACAAACCTCATAGGATGCTCCACTTATTTCCTCAATGTATTGGTCAGGACTATCACTCCTTTACATAGTCCAGCAAACTAAACACTTGCAGTTTTATCCCATGATTCAACAATTAAGAAAAACTTCTTGAAGAAATAAGGTTTAGCATGGAGAACACCCCTCCATAATATACGATAACATTAAATCATGAAAATGTTGATACCAATGGAAGAATGATGTGGCATGAGAGTGATGATACAGGACGTTTAGACGAACACATCAATTGAAATAGCAGATTGTCATGCAAACTGTCAATCTTTGCTTAATATCACCTAGTGTTAGAAGCAACTGgagtagaaaataaaattagctTAAGGAATCACAATAAGGATGGTTAGAGAGACATTGATGAGGCTGGTTAGGAGAGATGTGAACAACACAAATAACTAACCATTGGATTGTTGGTACCATTAGACCATTAAGAAAAtggcaaaaaaggaaagaaacaaaataaaataagtacataaatataggtttgtcaATTCTTTATGATGGAACACCTCATACAATGTAGCTCGCTATCGAAACTATGAGGAAAACTATCCAACTAGACAATCTAAGACTAGATTACTGATTTGAACCACTGGATTGTGTCATAGATCTGGGGACATTTCATTGGTGGCTAAAGTTTGTGATCAGCCAACTTCGAAGAATAATGACCTAAATATTATTGGTCTTCAATTAACCATAGTACTAATTTTTTCACAGAACAAAATTAAGAGAAGCACTTGAAATGACCTCCTGATGTGCAGTGCGCTTGGACTTTTCTGTTTGTTTTGCTAATGGTATCTTCTTCAAAACATACCTACAAGGAAAAGGAAAATCAAAACTCCATAAAATTGGATTTACATCACTTGTCTTTAAGTCAAAGTAGTTGTTTTATTGAAAGAATGATAAGTCAAGATAATCTTTTCATCACAATTACAAAAGTCAACAACTTGGATGTTAATATACAACAGATTTAGTTCTACTTGCTGTGCAACTTTGCATCAGTAAGAAATAGGATCATTTACGGTTTTATTCTCAAGTACACTACATTTTGAGTTCCTTAGTTTCTGCTCTTTGATGAACACTAACAGAAACAATCAAACTTTAAGTAGAAGAAAGattattggcacaaaacaagttttcctctattttcttttcatagATAGGACCAGCCTATATATTTGGCTGAAACCATACTTCATGAGACTGAGCTTCAGAAAAGCAGATGCCAAGTTCAACAAATTTGTGGAAATGCTTATCAGAAACCTTACAGATACAGTAAAAATAGACATCCAGTTCCTACATGAAGCAAAATCCaaactaaatcataaaataGTCTCTCAGACAAATACTTATTAGCTTACTTCTTCTTCTCAGTTCGATGGAGAACAATAAATGCAGTTCCAAAAGTTCTTTTTCCCAACTGTTCTAACACTTCATAATCATCTATCTTGTTATCAGTATCACTCTTCTGAGTCTCCATTCTGCCACTGAAAACACAAACATTACACTGTTTGGTCAAATTACAGTTAATTGAACAAGTTCTTGAACTCACACAACTCAAAACTTAGGCAAACATTACACTTTACAGTAAAATTACAGTTAAAGATTCAATATTTCTGTTAATTGAACTGATTCTTGAACTCACCCAACTCAAAACTTAGGCAAACATTACACTTCACAACAAAACTACAgctaaagattcaatctttctGTTAAAAACTGATTCTTGAACTCAcccaactcaaaacttaagcaaaCATTACACTTAACAACAAAACTACAgctaaagattcaatctttcttttaaaaactGATTCTTGAACTCACCCAACTCAAAATTTAGGCTAACATTACCCTTCACAACAAAACTACAgctaaagattcaatctttctGTCAATTGAACTGATTCTTGAACTCACCCAACTCCAAACTTGAGCAAATCTTTACAGGTTCAACAGTGAAATCCCTgcaacaagaacaacaaaagCAAATCTTCACTACatttcagcaaaaaaaaaaaacaattttttgagAGTAAACTAAGCAAAGCTGCAACTACTACTTACTGTACGTGTGTTGTGTGAGAGGAAATGAGAGGGCCCTAAGAAGGAGGATCTGTTGTGTAGGGGCTAAGATTTTAGGAAGGCAACAATACTAATTAAAGCAGCATTGGATTCGCCAATATCTATATATTTACTATAGtttataatagaaatttaatCGACACTGAAAACAGATAAAaatgaaaccaaaaaaaaaaggttaattcAAATGCTGACATTAACATAATGCACCAATTCTAAGGTGTTTTTGTTAGGATGTACGAGAATAGTGTTTAATAGAAGTATTATTGtgaaaataattacaataacaatatattcaaTGAAATGTTACAAGTGAAGTCCGGAAGGGTAGTAGACCTTATCACTACCTCGCCGAGGTAGAGGGGTTGTTTCCGTAAGATCTTCAATTCAAATGCAATAAATCCAGCTACAAAGAAGAAGGACACAGTTAAAAGAGTATAGCAAGTAACAAGATAATCGTGCAAAGTCTATTTATATGTGATCGTGTTTGACAGTATTTGATTCTAATCTTGACATTAACATAATGCACCAGGTTGCAATGTTAAAttcagacaaataaattgaaacagaaaaaGCATTACaaacaatatataataattattataaattggCAAAAGGTGTGACCGAggtaaattataattttataatatatatataaaaaaaaaagccttaactttttggcaaaaatattaaattcattgCCTTTATTCATTTCACAAGGGGCTTGAGATTGGGGAATGGAATATTTTGTTAGGTCATTGTCATAATGTCACCAATCACCATCCTCAACTACTAGTCTACTATACTATTAtttccttttaaaatattaaaagtaatgAAAATTGGTATTatctctttaattatttttctttatttaggCTATTAGCAGCCTATATTTGCATCTAATTGACAATAATTCTCTTTGAACATGTAATATTTCTGGTATGCCTAAATTGCTGTTTTAAgaagcaaaaataataattaaagtcaAACTTCAACCACCAAAATACAAGAAGTCAAATATTTAAacctaaaaaaagaagaaaaggataAGTATTAATTGTACTTTAATTAAGTGATAAATTGATCACgtgctaaaaaaaatttatccaaAGAAGATTATATATTAGCTAATCTTGATTACTTACACCAAAAATCTAATTAGAATGTTTTAAACTCGTACATTATTACAACCATCAATCGTATATCGAGGGAGTAGTGTGTACACAATCTTACCCTTATCTAGATATAACGAGGCTGTTTTCAATATTCcatcaattcaagaaaaaaaatacgataatcaaaaagtaaaaacgatattaattaaaaaattgtgcAACACTCGACTATTTGCTTACTTTCTCCCGTTATTGTCCACATTAATTTTGGATTAGTTTTGCATTTTAAGGATTATGTACTTCAATTTTGTCGGTGGAATAGATAAAAGGGCCATTTCCTTTAAAAGGTAACattgaaatatgaaaatattgtgATTGGATTTTGTGACCCACCACTTGATGATAATGctagaaaaaagaataaattatttaagaaaTCAAATGTTGGacattattcataaaaataaaagaaaaatgacataaatgactttgttttttttttccgtaataatttgatatttaaaatttactgATCGACTTATTTATAttcatgattttatatgattataaAGCTTATTTGAAATAGAAGCATTACACGATAAAGTTTTGATCACtctaataatttgaattttgattcacGATATCTAATACTcatttttaagagaaaaaatatttataaaaaggttcacataactaaatattattgtaattttccCTAACTAAAATAACATTTGTGTGCTAATAAAATTGTTATGTTATCAAGTCATCTGTTAATTATTACTTACAACTGGTTATCATTAAAATTAAGATATACAATTTgttacaaattatataaatagttttaaaaatttacaCTATAAGCATATGTCAgattaatttttatatgatgTTTAACGATTCTTATGGCTCATGAGTTAGTTTTTAAGTTAAGTTTAGTTAGAttcaagatttattttttttatgctgACCAATAACTAGATTGTAGACTCCTCTCAACTTTTAATAACTCAATACAAAATATCGTATTCTATTATTCATGCTTTAATTATCAGGCATCAATGTACGAAATGTTAGATATCCACACAGACCACATCATATTAATAAGTATACATATAAGATACTTATTGGTCTCCCTTGTATTCATGAGTGGTGTAGCTATAGTGAAGGGTGGTCGGTCGTATATTCTTTGTCGAAAAATTGTATCatgtatatagaaaataatacaAAGTATATAGGTTAAATTAaacatt encodes:
- the LOC125852476 gene encoding serine/threonine-protein kinase Nek6-like, with amino-acid sequence METQKSDTDNKIDDYEVLEQLGKRTFGTAFIVLHRTEKKKYVLKKIPLAKQTEKSKRTAHQEMNLIAKLNHPYMFEYKDAWVDKGSCICVVADYCEDGNV